The Methanobacterium sp. BAmetb5 genome includes a region encoding these proteins:
- the pheT gene encoding phenylalanine--tRNA ligase subunit beta, with amino-acid sequence MPVIKFTYTDLEELLDRSMDKDELIDMLPMIGSDIEDYDDEEVKVEFFPNRPDYLSVEGVARALKGFLGIEQGMPQYHLEPSGTSITIDPGLEGIRPYTACCLVRGVEFSDEKLAQIMDFQEDLHWVIGRDRKKVAIGIHNLDVLKGPFRYLAADPDEVSFVPLEMEEEMTLREILTVHKKGKAYAHLIDKFDKYPLIMDSEDNVLSMPPIINGELTKLTTDTKNLFVDVTGSDQQAVERTLNIIATSFAESGATIQTMENIYQDETLIRPDLTPKERTVSVKNAVKLIGIPLTADEVVKALKKVRFDADAVNDDTVRVKIPSYRADILHEVDIIENVAIGYCFRKIEPELPQVATVARVDPYIDFDQNVREIMNGLGFAEVMSLMLTNEENHYQKMKLPETERVEVAQPISQDRTMIRQSLLNGLLEFLEDNKHEELPQKIFEVGETVFLDEETETRTAGVKKMAAMTTHSQANFTEIKSTSDALISNLGLIMEIEDLDHPSFIKGRCACIKGVKEGSSQVCVEGFFGEMHPEVIRNFQLEYPVVALEVEFKSIK; translated from the coding sequence ATGCCAGTTATAAAATTCACCTACACTGATCTGGAAGAATTATTGGATAGATCCATGGACAAGGACGAACTCATAGACATGCTCCCCATGATCGGGAGCGATATAGAGGACTACGATGACGAAGAGGTTAAGGTGGAGTTTTTTCCCAACCGCCCAGACTACCTGAGTGTGGAAGGAGTGGCCCGGGCACTCAAGGGGTTCCTGGGAATAGAACAGGGAATGCCCCAGTACCATCTGGAACCCTCTGGAACCAGTATCACCATAGACCCTGGACTGGAGGGTATCCGGCCCTACACTGCCTGCTGTCTGGTTCGGGGGGTTGAATTTTCCGATGAGAAACTAGCCCAGATAATGGACTTCCAGGAAGACCTGCACTGGGTGATAGGACGTGACCGTAAAAAGGTGGCCATTGGAATCCACAACCTGGATGTTTTAAAGGGTCCTTTCCGTTATCTCGCCGCTGACCCTGATGAAGTATCCTTTGTACCCCTGGAAATGGAGGAGGAAATGACCCTCCGGGAAATACTCACCGTGCACAAGAAGGGAAAGGCCTACGCCCACTTAATAGATAAGTTCGATAAGTACCCCTTGATAATGGATTCTGAGGATAATGTACTTTCCATGCCCCCTATAATCAATGGAGAGTTAACCAAACTTACCACGGACACTAAAAATCTCTTTGTGGATGTGACGGGCTCTGATCAGCAGGCAGTAGAGCGTACCCTAAATATCATCGCCACCAGTTTTGCTGAGTCCGGGGCCACCATCCAGACCATGGAAAACATATATCAAGATGAAACCCTAATAAGGCCGGATTTAACCCCCAAGGAAAGGACAGTCAGTGTGAAAAATGCGGTTAAACTAATTGGAATACCACTTACTGCTGATGAGGTGGTTAAAGCCCTGAAAAAAGTTCGTTTTGATGCAGATGCCGTTAATGATGACACGGTCCGGGTTAAAATCCCATCCTACCGGGCAGATATACTCCACGAGGTGGATATCATAGAGAACGTGGCCATAGGTTACTGTTTCCGCAAGATCGAACCGGAACTACCTCAGGTGGCTACTGTGGCCCGGGTAGACCCTTACATTGATTTTGACCAGAATGTCCGGGAGATCATGAATGGACTGGGATTTGCCGAGGTCATGAGCCTCATGTTAACCAACGAGGAGAACCACTACCAGAAGATGAAACTCCCTGAAACTGAAAGGGTGGAGGTAGCCCAGCCTATAAGTCAGGACAGGACCATGATCCGGCAGAGCCTCCTTAACGGTCTTTTAGAGTTCCTGGAGGATAACAAGCACGAGGAACTCCCCCAAAAGATCTTTGAAGTGGGAGAAACTGTCTTCTTGGATGAGGAGACTGAGACCAGAACCGCCGGTGTTAAGAAGATGGCCGCCATGACCACCCATTCCCAGGCCAACTTCACCGAAATAAAATCTACCAGTGATGCCCTGATAAGTAACCTGGGCCTGATTATGGAGATCGAAGACTTGGACCACCCCAGCTTCATTAAGGGCAGATGCGCCTGCATAAAAGGAGTTAAAGAGGGAAGCTCCCAGGTATGTGTGGAAGGATTCTTCGGTGAAATGCACCCTGAGGTCATCCGTAACTTCCAGCTGGAGTACCCGGTGGTGGCCCTGGAAGTGGAGTTTAAATCCATTAAATAA
- a CDS encoding protein translocase subunit SecF, whose amino-acid sequence MVKFERFIESYKPLIAIPVAITIISLLLIAFIGVNQGIELKGGTEAVINLDKSISQSDLQSLISADFPGQQVTVKSVTNNQATVAITGDVDVVKLTSVLKGTGTISSYKSVGPVLSAESMTQIYYALAFAFIFMSITVFIIFRDVVPSLAVIFAALSDIIIAVGGMSLFNIPLSIASVGALLMLIGYSVDTDILLTTRILKRTEGTVTERALEAMKTGLTMSAAAIGSMVALYLVVMFLIPAAHTMADIAAVLIVGLVADVLATWLMNLGILRWYTEARK is encoded by the coding sequence ATGGTAAAATTTGAAAGATTCATAGAATCATACAAACCTCTCATCGCCATCCCAGTGGCCATCACCATCATTTCCCTTCTATTAATCGCCTTTATAGGTGTTAATCAGGGAATAGAACTTAAAGGTGGTACGGAAGCAGTTATAAATCTGGATAAATCCATCAGTCAAAGTGATCTCCAGTCACTGATCAGTGCTGATTTTCCAGGTCAACAGGTGACAGTTAAATCTGTGACCAATAACCAGGCCACCGTGGCCATCACTGGAGACGTTGATGTGGTTAAACTGACATCAGTGCTTAAGGGCACCGGAACTATTTCCAGCTATAAATCTGTGGGTCCGGTGTTGAGTGCAGAATCAATGACCCAGATCTACTATGCTCTGGCCTTTGCCTTCATATTCATGAGCATAACGGTGTTCATCATCTTCCGTGATGTGGTCCCCAGTCTGGCAGTTATTTTCGCTGCCTTATCTGATATCATCATTGCCGTGGGTGGGATGAGCTTATTTAACATACCCCTGTCCATCGCCTCAGTGGGTGCACTGTTAATGCTTATCGGTTACAGTGTGGATACAGATATACTCCTAACCACCAGAATTCTTAAAAGAACCGAAGGTACAGTGACTGAAAGGGCACTCGAGGCTATGAAAACTGGTTTAACCATGTCGGCCGCAGCTATTGGTTCCATGGTAGCACTGTATCTGGTGGTTATGTTCCTGATACCCGCTGCCCATACCATGGCAGATATAGCTGCCGTGCTCATAGTGGGACTGGTGGCTGATGTCCTGGCCACCTGGCTCATGAACCTGGGAATACTAAGATGGTACACGGAGGCACGTAAATGA
- a CDS encoding response regulator, producing MKYKLNTRVEILLVEDNPGDVRLIQEVFKEAEIKNQLHVASDGEEAIQMLHQWENNQNKLPDLILLDLNLPKKPGGEVLKEIKQDSKLKCIPVVILTSSNREEDLVESYKNNANCYITKPLNLDQLINVIHNISDFWLNIVKLPHRDHGDVV from the coding sequence ATGAAATATAAGCTTAACACCCGGGTGGAAATACTGCTGGTGGAAGATAACCCTGGAGATGTGCGTTTGATTCAGGAAGTCTTTAAAGAAGCTGAAATCAAAAATCAGCTTCATGTGGCAAGTGATGGTGAGGAAGCAATTCAGATGTTACACCAGTGGGAAAACAACCAGAACAAACTTCCGGACCTGATTTTACTGGATCTGAACCTGCCCAAAAAGCCAGGTGGAGAAGTTTTAAAAGAAATTAAACAAGACAGTAAGCTGAAATGTATCCCGGTGGTAATTTTAACCAGTTCCAATCGAGAAGAAGACCTGGTTGAAAGCTATAAAAATAATGCCAATTGTTACATAACCAAACCATTGAACCTGGACCAGTTAATCAACGTGATCCATAATATCAGTGATTTCTGGCTGAATATTGTAAAATTACCCCACAGGGACCATGGTGATGTAGTATGA
- a CDS encoding metalloregulator ArsR/SmtB family transcription factor, whose protein sequence is MKNEDICDVHCIHEDSVIEIRSQMLEDETFQLLSDNFKVLSDPTRLKILYALMLKEVCVCDLAAVLEMTDSAVSHQLRLLRNRNLVKFRKKGKMAYYSISDHRIVDMLKMETEISD, encoded by the coding sequence ATGAAAAATGAAGATATATGTGATGTTCACTGTATCCACGAGGATTCTGTAATAGAAATCAGATCACAGATGCTGGAGGATGAAACATTCCAATTACTTTCTGATAACTTCAAAGTACTCAGTGACCCCACCCGATTGAAAATTCTCTACGCCCTCATGCTGAAGGAAGTATGCGTTTGTGACCTGGCTGCAGTTCTGGAAATGACTGACTCTGCAGTATCGCACCAACTCCGGTTACTGAGGAATAGGAACCTGGTCAAATTCCGTAAAAAAGGCAAAATGGCTTATTATTCCATTTCTGACCATAGAATTGTGGATATGTTAAAAATGGAAACAGAAATTTCCGATTAA
- a CDS encoding preprotein translocase subunit SecD → MNIKEFLKDKRVLLLVVLLIASIGAISYLGIQQGLDLKGGSTIQLQLEQPVDTATMNTVTAVLDKRLNIFGVKDVKVYPSGNQNVIVEIAGVQPDDVTKIVGSNGKFEAKINNQTALVGSDITQVKSYQVTGTQWEVPFTVSLEGANRFAKIAQGQAGVPVEMYLDDQLITSPELSAELANGQASTDVMISGSEATKEDAQNQAKSTQTLLQSGALPVKVKIVGISSVSADLGDQFINGALIAGILALIVIAAIIIVRYRSPILVIPIMLTSIAELILVLGAAAVVHWNIDLAAIAGILAAIGTGVDDQIIITDEVLKGFQEKKRISGVRRQIKKAFFIIFASAGTLVAAMLPLAYIGFSRGATGIGILSGFAFTTILGVLIGIFITRPVYAKFVEMVLDK, encoded by the coding sequence ATGAATATCAAGGAATTCCTCAAGGACAAACGGGTACTGCTACTGGTAGTGCTCCTCATTGCCAGTATTGGTGCCATCTCCTACCTGGGTATACAACAGGGTCTGGATTTAAAGGGTGGTTCCACCATCCAGCTCCAGCTGGAACAACCAGTGGACACCGCCACCATGAACACAGTTACTGCGGTCCTGGATAAAAGGTTAAACATTTTCGGGGTTAAAGACGTTAAAGTTTACCCCAGTGGAAACCAGAACGTTATTGTAGAGATTGCTGGGGTCCAACCAGATGATGTGACCAAGATCGTGGGGAGTAATGGTAAATTCGAGGCTAAAATCAACAACCAGACTGCCCTGGTGGGATCAGACATCACCCAGGTAAAATCCTACCAGGTAACAGGAACCCAATGGGAAGTTCCCTTCACCGTTTCACTGGAAGGTGCTAACCGATTCGCCAAGATTGCTCAGGGTCAGGCTGGAGTACCGGTGGAGATGTACTTGGATGACCAGTTAATTACTTCTCCTGAGCTTTCTGCGGAGCTGGCCAATGGACAGGCCTCCACTGATGTGATGATCAGCGGGAGTGAAGCAACCAAAGAAGACGCACAAAATCAAGCCAAAAGCACTCAGACCCTTTTACAATCTGGTGCATTGCCGGTTAAGGTGAAAATCGTGGGTATAAGTAGTGTTTCCGCTGATCTTGGTGATCAATTTATTAACGGTGCTTTAATAGCAGGTATACTGGCCCTGATCGTTATTGCCGCTATTATCATCGTCAGATACCGCAGCCCCATACTGGTGATACCTATCATGTTAACCAGTATTGCCGAGTTGATACTGGTTCTGGGAGCAGCGGCCGTGGTTCACTGGAACATAGATCTGGCAGCCATTGCCGGTATTCTGGCGGCCATTGGTACCGGGGTGGACGACCAGATCATCATTACCGACGAGGTGCTCAAGGGTTTCCAGGAGAAGAAGAGAATTTCTGGTGTGCGCCGGCAGATTAAAAAGGCATTCTTCATTATCTTTGCCTCAGCCGGAACCCTGGTAGCCGCCATGTTACCACTGGCCTACATTGGATTCAGCAGGGGAGCCACCGGAATAGGTATACTTTCTGGTTTCGCCTTCACCACCATACTGGGTGTTCTCATTGGAATATTTATAACCCGACCAGTGTATGCCAAATTCGTGGAGATGGTTCTGGATAAATAG
- the argC gene encoding N-acetyl-gamma-glutamyl-phosphate reductase, producing the protein MLEVAIIGASGYTGGELLRFLHTHGEVEVVAATSRQYADTPVRKVHPHLQDMSLEFTNQSPEDLNVDLIFTATPHGASMSIVPGLVERGIKVVDLSGDYRFDDIHLYEKWYGLKHENPLEAVYGLPEMYRDEIKKANLVANPGCYPTGSILAGIPLVKAGLADTLIADSKSGVSGAGIKPTPVTHYPNISDNIVPYAVTTHRHLPEIQEKLQKYGDVRVSFTPHLVPAIRGIITTLHSFPNQDISSDEIQKMYQEQYRDEPFVRVLDVGEIPRLSAVRGSNFCHIGCFEIDENGRLVVVSAIDNLVKGASGAAVANMNLMCGFKENMSLESCGLHP; encoded by the coding sequence ATGTTAGAAGTAGCAATTATTGGAGCCAGTGGCTACACCGGAGGGGAACTGTTGCGGTTCCTCCACACCCACGGTGAAGTGGAAGTTGTGGCTGCAACCTCCCGGCAATATGCAGACACCCCCGTCCGGAAGGTGCACCCCCATCTACAGGATATGAGTTTGGAATTTACCAACCAATCCCCGGAAGATTTGAATGTTGATCTGATATTTACCGCCACCCCCCATGGTGCCTCCATGAGCATAGTCCCGGGACTGGTTGAAAGGGGAATTAAGGTAGTGGATCTCAGTGGTGATTATCGTTTTGATGATATACACCTCTATGAGAAATGGTACGGCTTAAAACACGAAAACCCTCTGGAAGCAGTTTATGGTTTACCGGAGATGTACCGGGATGAGATCAAAAAAGCCAACCTGGTGGCCAACCCGGGATGTTACCCTACCGGATCCATCCTGGCTGGTATTCCCCTGGTAAAGGCGGGACTGGCGGATACCCTGATTGCTGACTCCAAAAGTGGAGTTAGTGGTGCCGGGATTAAACCTACCCCAGTTACACACTACCCCAATATCAGTGACAACATAGTGCCCTATGCAGTAACCACCCACCGGCACCTGCCTGAGATCCAGGAAAAACTGCAAAAATACGGGGATGTTCGTGTTTCCTTCACACCTCACCTGGTACCAGCCATCAGGGGTATTATAACCACTTTACATTCATTCCCAAATCAGGACATCAGCAGTGATGAAATTCAAAAGATGTACCAGGAGCAATACCGTGACGAACCCTTTGTCCGGGTGCTGGATGTGGGTGAAATTCCCCGCTTGAGTGCAGTGCGCGGATCCAACTTCTGCCACATTGGATGTTTCGAAATTGATGAAAATGGCCGTTTAGTGGTAGTCTCAGCTATTGACAACCTGGTTAAAGGTGCCTCTGGTGCAGCAGTGGCCAACATGAACCTCATGTGTGGGTTCAAAGAGAACATGTCCCTGGAAAGCTGTGGTTTACACCCCTAA
- a CDS encoding flavodoxin, with translation MKTMILFYSRTRKTALIAKTLAHEINADYLEITDLNNRGGALNYLRASVDAFRENKTLIKPKTVDLTDYDLVYLGSPTWAGKPAPAIITLIDQCNFRGKDVVLFATMGNSGGNKVIERMREKIEPRGGRFIKSFLIKTGNKKSEELVEDVKEMVKEEDLTLYGI, from the coding sequence ATGAAAACCATGATCCTGTTTTACTCACGAACCAGGAAAACTGCCCTAATTGCCAAGACACTGGCCCATGAAATCAATGCTGATTACTTGGAGATCACCGATCTCAACAACCGAGGAGGGGCCTTGAATTATCTTAGAGCATCAGTGGATGCTTTCCGCGAAAACAAGACCCTGATTAAACCAAAAACAGTGGATCTAACTGACTACGATCTGGTGTATCTGGGTAGCCCCACCTGGGCTGGTAAACCCGCACCAGCGATCATCACCCTCATTGACCAGTGCAACTTCCGGGGTAAAGATGTGGTACTCTTTGCCACCATGGGCAACTCTGGGGGGAATAAGGTTATCGAACGCATGCGAGAAAAAATTGAACCCCGTGGAGGGCGTTTCATCAAGTCCTTCCTGATTAAAACCGGTAACAAAAAGAGTGAAGAACTGGTGGAAGATGTTAAAGAGATGGTTAAGGAGGAAGACCTTACACTCTACGGGATATAG
- the argB gene encoding acetylglutamate kinase, producing the protein METVNILVEALPYIKKFHKKKIMIKYGGHAMIDSAAKSSTARDTVLLKYVGMKPIVVHGGGPEISRSMNKLGKEPKFIGGLRVTDQETMDIVKMVLVGKISTEIVANIGLHGGKGVGLSGKDNLLLKACKRSPQVVVNQETGEEQMVDLGLVGEIESINPEILDVLTENDYIPVISPIGVDDKADTLNLNADTVAGEIGGKMGAEKLIILTDVPGILKDPTDPGSLIKKVTIAQVKELIEDGTVRDGMLPKVLTCITALEKGVKSAHIIDGRIKHSILLEIFTKDGIGTMITP; encoded by the coding sequence ATGGAAACTGTTAACATTCTGGTTGAGGCCTTACCCTACATCAAAAAATTTCACAAGAAAAAGATCATGATTAAGTACGGTGGCCACGCCATGATCGACTCTGCGGCCAAGAGCTCCACTGCCCGGGACACTGTTCTCCTGAAGTACGTGGGAATGAAACCCATAGTGGTACACGGAGGAGGTCCTGAAATCTCCCGTTCCATGAACAAACTGGGAAAGGAACCAAAATTCATTGGAGGATTACGGGTAACTGACCAGGAAACTATGGATATAGTGAAGATGGTCCTGGTAGGTAAAATAAGCACGGAAATCGTGGCCAACATCGGCCTCCATGGAGGTAAGGGAGTAGGATTATCCGGAAAGGACAACCTTCTCTTAAAGGCCTGTAAACGTTCACCCCAAGTAGTAGTAAACCAGGAAACCGGTGAAGAGCAGATGGTTGACCTGGGACTGGTGGGTGAGATTGAATCCATAAACCCTGAAATCCTGGATGTCCTAACTGAAAATGATTACATACCCGTAATCAGCCCAATAGGTGTGGATGACAAGGCAGATACACTCAATTTAAATGCAGACACTGTTGCCGGCGAAATAGGGGGAAAAATGGGTGCAGAAAAACTAATAATACTTACTGATGTCCCAGGAATCCTAAAAGACCCCACGGATCCCGGAAGCCTCATAAAAAAGGTCACCATAGCCCAGGTCAAGGAACTGATTGAGGATGGTACTGTCCGTGATGGTATGCTGCCCAAGGTCCTCACCTGTATCACTGCCCTTGAAAAAGGAGTTAAATCCGCTCATATAATTGATGGGCGGATTAAGCACAGCATACTCCTGGAAATATTCACCAAAGACGGTATAGGCACCATGATAACCCCATAA
- a CDS encoding PAS domain S-box protein, which translates to MRIKGTVNVLLVEDNPGDALIINQMFKQIHNIQSNITHAKRLSEGLEALCNRDFHIVLLDLQLPDSQGIGTFNQVHEIAPDIPIIILTGLEDEDFAIDIVGEGAQDYLIKGQVDSKLLWRSIIYSIERKHIEHRLRESEEKYRLMVEKIHSGIFFVDSGNKLTYVNKQMAKMLGFTVKEMINQDISHFTNSEGESCFKKHLKKASEGKSLEKSAYIYELELLNKDQTSVWVLVSTNPMFKSSGEYLGAISIMTDISSRKGIEKSLMETIIEKDRDFFMVMENMVEAMKPLIQNTMHSPFEYDTKFT; encoded by the coding sequence ATGAGGATTAAAGGCACGGTTAATGTTTTACTGGTGGAAGATAATCCCGGAGATGCCCTGATCATAAATCAGATGTTCAAACAGATCCACAATATCCAATCTAATATTACCCATGCCAAACGCCTCTCGGAAGGACTGGAAGCCCTTTGTAACCGTGATTTTCATATCGTTTTGCTGGACTTGCAGCTGCCTGATAGCCAGGGAATTGGTACCTTTAACCAGGTGCATGAAATAGCACCAGATATACCCATAATAATACTCACCGGACTGGAAGACGAAGACTTTGCCATTGATATAGTGGGAGAAGGTGCCCAGGACTACCTGATTAAAGGACAGGTAGACAGCAAGCTACTATGGAGATCAATAATCTACTCCATTGAACGCAAGCACATTGAACACCGGCTAAGGGAAAGTGAGGAAAAATACAGGTTAATGGTTGAAAAAATTCATTCAGGAATTTTTTTTGTTGATTCAGGGAATAAGTTAACTTATGTTAACAAACAAATGGCTAAAATGTTGGGTTTCACTGTAAAAGAAATGATTAATCAGGATATATCCCATTTCACCAATTCAGAGGGCGAATCCTGCTTTAAAAAACATTTAAAGAAGGCCAGTGAGGGGAAATCCCTGGAAAAATCAGCCTATATCTATGAACTGGAACTATTAAACAAGGACCAGACCAGTGTATGGGTTCTAGTTTCCACCAATCCCATGTTTAAATCAAGTGGGGAATATTTAGGTGCTATCTCCATCATGACCGATATAAGTTCGCGTAAGGGTATTGAAAAATCATTGATGGAAACCATAATAGAAAAAGACCGGGATTTTTTCATGGTGATGGAAAACATGGTAGAGGCCATGAAACCCCTGATCCAGAATACCATGCACAGCCCCTTTGAATACGATACTAAATTCACTTAA
- the pyrI gene encoding aspartate carbamoyltransferase regulatory subunit, whose translation MKAPRELKVKPIKNGTVIDHINANKALKVLKILGLPSPGISVTLAMNVQSSQMGNKDIVKIEGRELASREVDEIALIAPQATINIVRDYEIAGKSKVNLLDEISSILECSNPNCITNTDEPVTTHFTVLQKEPLILRCHYCERILDQTDVETQFKVY comes from the coding sequence ATGAAAGCTCCCCGGGAATTGAAGGTAAAACCTATTAAAAATGGCACAGTTATTGACCATATCAACGCTAATAAAGCTCTGAAAGTCCTTAAAATACTGGGACTTCCCAGTCCGGGGATATCAGTAACCCTGGCCATGAATGTGCAGTCCAGCCAGATGGGAAACAAGGATATTGTTAAAATTGAAGGACGGGAACTGGCATCCCGGGAAGTGGATGAAATTGCGTTGATCGCCCCCCAGGCAACTATCAACATTGTCCGGGATTATGAAATCGCCGGGAAAAGCAAAGTTAACCTTCTTGATGAAATCAGCAGTATATTGGAGTGTTCCAATCCCAACTGCATAACCAATACTGATGAACCAGTAACCACCCATTTCACCGTGCTGCAGAAGGAACCCCTAATACTCCGCTGTCATTACTGTGAACGTATACTGGATCAAACCGATGTGGAGACCCAGTTTAAAGTCTACTAA
- a CDS encoding DUF166 domain-containing protein, with protein MKISIVTDGPYGERAYATIKEEFDCDYVVMEAPQSSFMDEIQLPPKTMSQLEKADLILTYVLHPDLTLDLVDALHDKVEWIIVGAWRGEGFKNQLENYGNVNCPENMCDLTENGNPVFDKFVSKFGRPIVRVNCQGDKVVEVEVLRCSPCGSTNFVAQEMVGEDTATLPIKAGLRIQHYPCRAPKMRLFTDDECKKEMAANFHKEAFQEALKHKK; from the coding sequence ATGAAAATAAGCATAGTAACCGATGGACCCTACGGTGAACGGGCCTACGCCACCATTAAAGAGGAATTCGACTGTGACTACGTGGTAATGGAAGCTCCCCAATCCAGCTTCATGGATGAAATCCAACTCCCCCCAAAAACCATGTCCCAACTGGAAAAAGCAGACCTCATTTTGACCTATGTTCTACACCCTGACCTCACCCTGGACCTGGTTGACGCCCTCCACGATAAAGTAGAATGGATCATTGTCGGTGCCTGGAGAGGAGAAGGTTTTAAAAATCAGTTGGAAAACTATGGTAATGTAAACTGCCCGGAAAACATGTGCGACCTCACGGAGAATGGAAACCCAGTTTTCGATAAATTCGTCTCTAAATTCGGGAGACCTATAGTTCGGGTTAACTGCCAGGGCGATAAGGTGGTTGAGGTGGAGGTTCTCCGCTGCTCACCCTGTGGCAGCACTAACTTTGTGGCCCAGGAAATGGTAGGTGAGGACACCGCCACCCTCCCCATTAAGGCCGGTCTCCGGATACAACATTACCCCTGCCGGGCCCCTAAAATGCGACTGTTCACTGATGATGAGTGTAAAAAGGAAATGGCAGCTAATTTCCACAAGGAAGCCTTCCAGGAAGCCCTTAAACATAAAAAATGA
- a CDS encoding secondary thiamine-phosphate synthase enzyme YjbQ, whose translation MGIKRESVELNTSQRVEIQDITRKVEAVLDNSAIINGLLNVYSPHSTSGVVVNENESGLVDDFKLALEKLVPEGAGYQHDRIDNNADSHIRGFLTGGSETIPVEKGRMMLGTWQSIFFVELDGPRHRRLVVTVMGD comes from the coding sequence ATGGGGATAAAACGTGAAAGTGTGGAACTTAACACTTCCCAGCGGGTGGAGATTCAGGACATCACCCGGAAAGTGGAAGCAGTTTTAGACAACAGTGCAATTATAAATGGTCTCCTGAATGTTTACAGCCCCCATTCCACATCTGGAGTGGTTGTAAACGAAAATGAATCAGGTTTAGTAGATGATTTTAAATTAGCCCTTGAAAAACTGGTACCTGAGGGTGCAGGTTACCAGCACGACCGTATAGACAACAATGCCGACAGCCATATCCGCGGATTTCTTACAGGTGGCAGCGAAACCATACCCGTGGAAAAGGGTAGGATGATGCTGGGTACCTGGCAGAGCATCTTCTTTGTGGAACTGGATGGCCCCCGGCACAGAAGACTGGTGGTCACAGTTATGGGAGATTAA